In one window of bacterium DNA:
- a CDS encoding succinate dehydrogenase/fumarate reductase iron-sulfur subunit yields MNVRLRVWRQDGPGDAGRFETYDVGGISPDASFLEMLDVLNERLTLEGREPITFESDCREGICGTCGLMINGRAHGPQKGTATCQLHMREFSDGDLITVEPWRAGSFEVIRDLAVDRTALDRIIAAGGYISVNTGAAPDANLVPVPKEAAECAFDAAACIGCGACVAACPNSAAQLFTAAKVQHLNLLPQGQPERWARTEAMVETMERFFGSCTNHGECEEACPKEISIDFIAWTNRDYVRAKLKNRKLTGQR; encoded by the coding sequence CTGAACGTGCGCCTGCGCGTCTGGCGCCAGGACGGTCCCGGCGACGCCGGCCGCTTCGAGACCTACGACGTCGGCGGCATCAGCCCCGACGCCTCCTTCCTGGAGATGCTGGACGTGCTCAACGAGCGTCTCACGCTGGAAGGCCGGGAACCCATCACTTTCGAGTCGGACTGCCGGGAGGGCATCTGCGGCACCTGCGGCCTGATGATCAACGGGCGCGCCCACGGCCCGCAGAAGGGCACGGCCACGTGCCAACTCCACATGCGCGAGTTCTCCGACGGGGACCTCATCACCGTCGAGCCGTGGCGCGCCGGATCCTTCGAGGTAATCCGGGACCTCGCGGTCGACCGGACGGCTCTGGACCGGATCATCGCCGCCGGCGGGTACATCTCGGTCAACACCGGCGCGGCGCCCGACGCCAACCTGGTGCCCGTCCCCAAGGAGGCGGCGGAGTGTGCCTTCGACGCGGCCGCCTGCATCGGCTGCGGCGCCTGCGTCGCCGCCTGCCCGAACAGCGCCGCACAACTCTTCACGGCGGCGAAGGTGCAGCATCTGAACCTGCTCCCGCAGGGCCAACCCGAGCGTTGGGCGCGCACCGAGGCGATGGTGGAGACCATGGAGCGATTCTTCGGCAGTTGCACCAACCACGGGGAGTGCGAGGAGGCCTGCCCGAAGGAGATCTCCATCGACTTCATCGCCTGGACGAACCGGGACTACGTCAGGGCCAAGCTGAAGAACCGCAAGCTCACCGGCCAGCGCTGA